The Vibrio gallaecicus genome contains a region encoding:
- a CDS encoding assimilatory sulfite reductase (NADPH) flavoprotein subunit gives MSLHKKESLQNNESSGNAASVSLPGLAAPLNDQQLGQLQQTVSELSPQQLAWVSGYLWGVSQSQPVGAAAPIAHAAAAVAAKPAGKLSIIFASQTGNAKGVAETLEAEAKALGISVQLFDASDYKGKNLAKETHVIFVASTNGEGEAPDNAIELHEFLQSKKAPKLSNLQYGVIGLGDSSYEFFCQTGKDFDSYLAKLGATPFIDRIDCDVDYEEAASDWNAKALETVKEALSSGSEAEVVQLPVGQAAPGHSQYTKQNPYTATLLTSQKITGRDSGKDVRHIEIDLDESGITYQPGDALGVWYENSSDLANEILAKVGLSGVESIEVDGESLSIHSALVSKYEITSSNPQLVTKFSELSGSKKLEKLVADKDKLREYAGNTQVVDVLAEKKTKLSAEELIGLLRKLTPRLYSIASSQAEVDEEVHLTVGLVEYQKGEKTRFGGASSFLSQRLEEGGEVKVFVENNNNFKLPQDDSTPIIMVGPGTGIAPFRSFVQERENREAEGKNWLLFGDRTFTQDFLYQVEWQKYLKSGVLTRLDVAFSRDQNEKVYVQHRLLEQAEQVWQWLQDGAYLYVCGDATRMAKDVHDALVTIAQEQGQLEREQAEQYINDLRKAKRYQRDVY, from the coding sequence ATGTCGTTACACAAAAAAGAATCTTTACAAAATAATGAGTCATCAGGAAACGCTGCTTCGGTATCGCTACCTGGCTTAGCTGCACCTTTAAATGACCAACAACTTGGTCAACTTCAACAAACTGTTTCTGAATTATCACCTCAACAACTTGCTTGGGTGAGTGGTTACCTTTGGGGAGTGAGTCAATCTCAACCTGTTGGAGCTGCTGCGCCTATCGCTCATGCTGCAGCCGCAGTTGCTGCAAAACCTGCAGGTAAGCTTTCTATTATCTTCGCTTCTCAAACTGGTAATGCTAAAGGCGTTGCTGAAACTTTAGAAGCTGAAGCTAAGGCATTAGGTATTTCAGTTCAATTGTTTGATGCGAGCGATTACAAAGGTAAAAACCTTGCGAAAGAAACGCACGTTATTTTCGTAGCATCAACAAATGGTGAGGGTGAAGCGCCTGATAATGCCATTGAACTGCACGAGTTTTTACAATCAAAGAAAGCGCCTAAGTTATCCAATCTACAATATGGTGTGATTGGATTAGGTGACTCTAGCTATGAATTCTTCTGCCAAACGGGTAAAGATTTTGATAGCTACCTTGCTAAATTAGGTGCGACTCCCTTCATTGACCGTATTGATTGTGATGTTGATTACGAAGAAGCGGCAAGTGACTGGAATGCCAAGGCATTAGAAACTGTTAAAGAAGCGCTTTCTTCAGGCAGTGAAGCAGAAGTGGTTCAATTACCTGTTGGTCAAGCTGCACCTGGTCATTCCCAATACACGAAACAAAATCCATATACCGCCACTTTACTGACTAGCCAGAAAATAACAGGTCGAGATTCAGGTAAAGACGTTCGCCACATCGAAATTGATTTAGATGAATCAGGTATTACTTACCAACCTGGCGACGCACTTGGTGTGTGGTATGAAAACAGCTCTGATCTAGCAAATGAAATTTTAGCGAAGGTTGGTTTATCTGGTGTTGAAAGCATTGAAGTCGATGGTGAGAGTCTTTCTATTCATAGTGCTCTTGTCAGTAAATATGAAATTACTTCATCAAACCCGCAACTAGTGACCAAGTTTTCCGAGTTATCTGGCAGTAAAAAACTAGAAAAGCTGGTGGCAGATAAAGACAAATTACGTGAATACGCAGGTAATACTCAAGTTGTTGACGTATTAGCTGAAAAGAAAACTAAATTATCGGCTGAAGAATTAATTGGGTTGTTGCGTAAGCTAACTCCTCGATTGTACTCAATTGCTTCTAGCCAAGCGGAAGTAGATGAAGAAGTTCACCTAACGGTTGGTTTAGTTGAATACCAAAAAGGTGAAAAGACTCGTTTCGGTGGAGCATCAAGCTTCTTATCTCAACGCCTAGAAGAAGGTGGGGAAGTTAAAGTCTTTGTTGAAAATAATAATAACTTCAAACTTCCACAAGATGACAGTACTCCAATAATCATGGTTGGTCCTGGTACTGGTATTGCTCCGTTCCGTAGTTTTGTTCAAGAGCGTGAAAACCGCGAAGCTGAAGGTAAAAACTGGTTGTTATTCGGTGACCGTACCTTTACTCAAGATTTCTTATATCAAGTGGAATGGCAGAAGTATCTTAAGTCCGGTGTGTTAACTCGTCTCGATGTTGCATTTAGCCGAGATCAGAATGAAAAAGTTTATGTTCAACACCGTTTACTTGAGCAAGCAGAACAAGTTTGGCAATGGCTGCAAGATGGCGCTTACTTGTACGTGTGTGGTGATGCAACTCGTATGGCGAAAGATGTTCATGATGCACTAGTGACAATTGCTCAAGAGCAAGGTCAGTTAGAGCGTGAGCAAGCTGAACAATATATTAATGATTTACGCAAAGCGAAGCGTTACCAAAGGGATGTGTACTAA
- the cysI gene encoding assimilatory sulfite reductase (NADPH) hemoprotein subunit has protein sequence MSKQEVLGQVLGPLSDNERLKRESNHLRGTIEADLQDRITGGFKADNFQLIRFHGMYQQDDRDIRNERAKQKLEPLHNVMLRARMPGGIITPTQWLAIDKFADESTSYGSIRLTTRQTFQFHGVLKPNIKLMHQTLNSIGIDSIATAGDVNRNVLCTTNPVESELHQEAYEWAKKISEHLLPKTRAYAEIWLDGEKLETTDEEPILGSNYLPRKFKTTVVIPPQNDVDVHANDLNFIAIADNGKLVGFNVLVGGGLAMTHGDTSTYARKADDFGFVPLEKTLEVAAAVVTTQRDWGNRSNRKNAKTKYTLDRVGIDVFKAEVEKRAGVEFSQSRPYEFTERGDRIGWAEGIDGKHHLALFIENGRLLDFPGKALKTGVAEIAKIHKGDFRMTANQNLIVAGVPEDQKEVIEGLARQYGLMDDAVSEQRKNSMACVAFPTCPLAMAEAERFLPEFVTDVEDILKKHGLPEDDNIILRITGCPNGCGRAMLAELGLVGKAPGRYNMHLGGNKAGTRIPKMYKENITSAQILEEIDSLVDRWSKEREENEGFGDFTIRAGIIEEVIISKRDLHA, from the coding sequence ATGAGCAAACAAGAAGTATTAGGACAAGTATTAGGTCCTCTTTCTGATAATGAACGTTTAAAGAGAGAAAGTAACCATCTTCGCGGTACGATTGAAGCAGATTTGCAAGATAGAATCACTGGTGGATTTAAGGCTGATAACTTCCAGCTGATCCGTTTCCACGGTATGTATCAACAAGATGACCGTGACATTCGTAATGAGCGTGCTAAGCAGAAACTAGAACCTCTGCATAATGTGATGCTTCGTGCACGTATGCCTGGCGGAATCATTACTCCAACACAGTGGCTAGCGATTGATAAATTCGCGGATGAAAGTACCTCTTACGGAAGTATTCGTTTAACTACACGTCAAACATTCCAGTTCCACGGTGTTTTAAAGCCAAATATCAAGTTGATGCACCAAACGCTCAATAGTATAGGCATTGATTCGATTGCAACTGCGGGCGATGTAAACCGAAATGTTTTGTGTACGACTAACCCAGTAGAATCTGAGCTTCACCAAGAAGCTTATGAGTGGGCGAAAAAGATCAGTGAGCACTTATTACCTAAGACACGCGCTTATGCAGAAATCTGGCTAGATGGTGAGAAACTAGAAACCACAGATGAAGAGCCAATTTTAGGCAGTAACTACCTTCCTCGTAAATTCAAAACGACGGTAGTGATTCCGCCGCAAAATGATGTAGATGTTCATGCTAATGATTTGAACTTCATTGCGATTGCAGATAATGGAAAGTTAGTAGGCTTTAACGTATTAGTCGGTGGTGGTCTGGCGATGACTCATGGCGATACTTCTACTTATGCACGTAAAGCTGATGATTTTGGCTTTGTACCGTTAGAGAAAACATTAGAAGTTGCAGCTGCAGTTGTTACAACTCAACGAGATTGGGGTAATCGCTCAAATCGTAAGAATGCCAAAACTAAATACACGTTAGACCGAGTAGGCATTGATGTATTCAAAGCTGAAGTTGAAAAACGAGCTGGCGTTGAGTTTTCACAGAGTCGCCCTTATGAATTTACTGAACGTGGCGATCGTATCGGTTGGGCTGAAGGCATCGATGGTAAACACCATTTAGCACTATTTATTGAAAATGGTCGTTTACTGGATTTTCCTGGTAAGGCACTTAAAACTGGCGTTGCAGAAATTGCGAAGATCCATAAAGGTGACTTCCGTATGACAGCAAACCAAAACTTAATTGTGGCTGGTGTACCTGAAGATCAAAAAGAAGTAATTGAAGGGTTAGCTCGTCAATATGGCTTGATGGATGATGCTGTTTCAGAACAGCGTAAAAATTCGATGGCGTGTGTTGCGTTTCCAACATGTCCGTTAGCAATGGCTGAAGCTGAACGTTTCCTTCCTGAGTTTGTTACTGATGTTGAAGATATTCTTAAGAAGCACGGTCTACCAGAGGATGACAATATCATCCTTCGTATTACAGGGTGTCCAAATGGTTGCGGGCGTGCAATGTTGGCTGAACTTGGTTTAGTTGGTAAAGCTCCTGGTCGTTACAACATGCATCTAGGTGGTAATAAAGCAGGCACTCGTATCCCTAAGATGTATAAAGAGAACATCACATCAGCTCAAATTTTAGAAGAAATTGATTCGCTGGTGGATCGTTGGTCTAAAGAGCGTGAGGAAAATGAAGGCTTTGGTGACTTCACTATCCGAGCTGGGATCATCGAAGAGGTGATTATTTCTAAGAGGGATCTACATGCATAA
- a CDS encoding phosphoadenylyl-sulfate reductase: MHNSVASKLKLAELLTLTKTQQILRLGQINSELEQLTALERVQWALENLEGTHVVSSSFGIQAALMLHLVTQAKPDIPVILTDTGYLFPETYRFIDELSHKLTLNLQVFRSHQSPNWQEAQYGKLWEQGIEGIEKYNKLNKVEPMRRALDELEAGTWFSGLRREQSQSRANLPILSLQNGVFKFLPVIDWTNKDVHYYLEKHNLQYHPLREQGYLSIGDTHTTKKWEPGMTEEETRFNGLKRECGLHEDDGESHGSGI; the protein is encoded by the coding sequence ATGCATAACTCTGTCGCTTCAAAATTGAAGTTAGCAGAACTACTCACATTGACCAAGACGCAGCAGATACTTCGTCTTGGGCAAATTAATTCTGAGTTAGAGCAGCTAACTGCATTAGAAAGAGTCCAATGGGCATTAGAGAATTTAGAAGGGACGCATGTTGTTTCTTCTAGCTTCGGTATCCAAGCTGCGTTAATGCTGCACTTAGTGACTCAGGCTAAACCGGATATTCCAGTTATCCTTACTGATACTGGATATTTGTTTCCAGAAACCTATCGCTTCATTGATGAGTTAAGTCATAAGCTCACTCTTAACCTACAAGTATTTCGATCGCACCAAAGCCCTAATTGGCAAGAAGCGCAATATGGTAAGTTGTGGGAGCAGGGGATCGAAGGAATAGAGAAATACAATAAACTTAATAAAGTTGAACCAATGAGAAGAGCGCTAGATGAACTAGAAGCTGGTACTTGGTTTTCTGGGCTGAGACGTGAGCAATCTCAATCACGTGCTAATCTTCCAATACTGTCTCTGCAAAATGGTGTTTTTAAATTCTTACCTGTTATCGACTGGACAAATAAAGATGTGCACTATTACTTAGAGAAACATAACCTTCAGTATCACCCGCTACGTGAGCAAGGGTATTTGTCAATTGGCGATACTCACACTACGAAAAAGTGGGAACCAGGTATGACTGAAGAAGAAACTCGATTCAATGGATTGAAGCGAGAATGTGGTCTTCATGAAGATGATGGTGAGTCACACGGATCTGGTATTTGA